One Gloeothece verrucosa PCC 7822 DNA window includes the following coding sequences:
- a CDS encoding pentapeptide repeat-containing protein: MKYFVRLAVLLLALFVMIFPVPAQAASSSAVTGAASTFEDKKLVGADFSGQRLTLAQFTNVDLTQANFSDADLRGAVFNGSALKEVKLHGADLTNALAYLSSFEGADLSDAIFAEAILKRTSFKNADVTGTDFSFAVLDGEEIANLCKSASGVNSKTGVSTRDSLRCSEKFINP, translated from the coding sequence ATGAAGTATTTTGTAAGATTAGCTGTATTATTACTAGCACTCTTTGTGATGATCTTTCCTGTACCTGCACAAGCCGCTAGTTCATCGGCGGTAACGGGTGCAGCATCAACCTTTGAAGATAAAAAACTGGTGGGAGCCGATTTTTCTGGCCAAAGACTGACACTAGCTCAGTTTACCAATGTAGATTTAACTCAAGCTAATTTCAGCGATGCGGACCTTCGAGGAGCCGTATTTAATGGATCGGCTTTAAAAGAAGTTAAACTGCATGGAGCAGATTTAACCAATGCTCTTGCTTATTTGAGTAGTTTTGAAGGGGCCGATCTCAGTGATGCTATCTTCGCTGAAGCGATCCTTAAAAGAACCTCTTTTAAAAATGCAGATGTCACTGGGACAGATTTTTCCTTTGCAGTATTAGATGGAGAGGAAATAGCTAACCTCTGTAAAAGTGCTTCTGGCGTGAATTCTAAAACGGGTGTCAGTACCCGCGACTCTTTAAGATGTTCTGAAAAATTTATAAATCCTTGA
- a CDS encoding DUF4359 domain-containing protein — protein MKILKLLGVFAGVTFSFMGGVMAMSNPGQNDYESYATDQLAGHLKSSVCTHISGELKAVLRSGCKTLVDTGRPQMKQIISQTTRRQNFLIFSIYQTDLAFSSPIPSYQFETIGVMQKFYTYESDEY, from the coding sequence ATGAAAATTTTGAAGTTGCTGGGTGTATTTGCGGGCGTTACTTTCTCTTTCATGGGTGGGGTAATGGCCATGAGTAATCCCGGACAAAATGACTATGAAAGTTATGCTACTGATCAACTCGCTGGTCATCTCAAGTCCAGTGTATGTACACACATTTCTGGGGAATTAAAAGCCGTGCTGCGAAGCGGATGCAAAACCTTGGTGGATACCGGCCGACCTCAGATGAAACAAATTATTTCTCAAACCACCAGAAGACAGAATTTTCTGATTTTTAGTATTTATCAGACAGATTTGGCCTTTTCTTCTCCGATTCCGAGCTATCAATTTGAAACCATTGGGGTAATGCAAAAGTTCTACACTTACGAATCAGATGAATATTAA
- a CDS encoding serine hydrolase yields the protein MIVPMRRGERDYKNRSRDKRSSPVVMNSIFYLLRMMILGVGLSAIAGTVLTVFDPTIISEFVTSKLNLPQLLPAKSTAKKAVLASQPKPTPQPSPHSSPAAFSLTQEIAPLKKKLMDLVPKYPKLEARAFFVDMDNGNYVDINAQAPIPAASTIKIFVLVALLEQIDAGKVRLDEQLTMTKDIVTSGSGDMQYQPVGKKFTVLETATKMIIISDNTATDMLVKRLGGKQVLNQRFREWGLTNTIINNILPDLEGTNTTSPRDLAYILMRVNQGELLSLKSRDRMLNIMQQTKTRTLLPQGLDSDAIIAHKTGDIGTVLGDAGIIDMPNGKRYIGAVMVKRPYNDTAGRMMIQEISRTVYQHLKWSSASQFLKPEAPQASPVASPQASPVASPQASPVASPQASPVASPQASPTQRTQAAPAAPAASPINP from the coding sequence ATGATCGTTCCGATGAGACGAGGGGAAAGAGATTATAAAAATCGTTCCCGAGACAAACGATCTTCGCCGGTGGTGATGAACTCGATTTTTTATCTTCTGCGTATGATGATTCTTGGGGTAGGACTCAGCGCCATCGCCGGAACGGTTTTAACAGTATTTGACCCGACTATCATCTCAGAATTTGTCACCAGTAAGCTGAATTTACCACAACTGTTGCCTGCCAAATCCACAGCTAAAAAAGCGGTTTTGGCTTCTCAACCTAAACCCACTCCCCAACCTTCGCCACACTCTTCTCCCGCCGCTTTTTCTTTGACCCAAGAAATTGCACCATTAAAGAAAAAATTAATGGACTTAGTGCCTAAATACCCCAAATTAGAAGCGAGAGCCTTTTTTGTGGATATGGATAATGGGAATTATGTAGATATAAATGCTCAAGCCCCTATTCCGGCCGCCAGTACCATTAAAATTTTCGTTTTAGTAGCCCTGTTGGAACAGATAGATGCCGGCAAAGTTCGTTTAGATGAACAACTGACCATGACTAAAGATATTGTTACCAGTGGCTCTGGGGATATGCAATATCAACCGGTGGGGAAAAAGTTTACCGTCCTAGAAACCGCCACCAAGATGATTATTATTAGTGACAATACTGCCACTGATATGTTAGTTAAACGTCTTGGAGGCAAACAAGTCCTCAATCAGCGTTTTCGGGAGTGGGGGTTAACGAATACTATTATTAATAATATTCTTCCAGATTTAGAAGGAACCAATACCACTAGCCCTAGAGATTTAGCTTATATATTAATGCGAGTCAATCAAGGGGAGTTATTATCTCTCAAATCCCGCGATCGTATGTTAAATATTATGCAACAGACGAAAACCCGCACTCTCTTACCCCAAGGGTTAGATTCAGATGCCATTATCGCTCATAAAACTGGTGATATTGGTACTGTGTTAGGAGATGCCGGAATTATTGATATGCCTAACGGGAAACGTTATATCGGTGCTGTGATGGTGAAACGACCCTATAACGATACCGCCGGTAGAATGATGATTCAAGAAATTTCTAGAACCGTTTATCAACATTTAAAATGGTCTAGTGCTTCTCAATTCCTCAAACCGGAAGCCCCTCAAGCTTCTCCTGTGGCTTCCCCTCAAGCTTCTCCTGTGGCTTCCCCTCAAGCTTCTCCTGTGGCCTCCCCTCAAGCTTCTCCTGTGGCCTCCCCTCAAGCTTCTCCCACTCAGAGAACTCAAGCGGCTCCTGCGGCTCCTGCGGCTTCTCCCATTAACCCCTAG
- a CDS encoding RNA methyltransferase, with protein sequence MNKTALEEVRIILVEPAGALNVGSVARVMKNMGLKRLILVNPQCEPKSDEARRMAVHGQDILEQLQQVNSLPQALVGCQRAIATTGRSRTLPTHFESPRAALPWLLTPHSTSAIIFGPEDRGLSNSELNYAQRFVCIPANPDYPSLNLAQAVAICAYELRQAALTTSASELEVNSLETATLDALEAYYQDLETLLLKIGYLYPHTARARMEKIRRLYYKAHLHQEELAMLRGIVRQMDWAMQHLSKIESHTNTDQG encoded by the coding sequence ATGAATAAAACCGCCTTAGAGGAAGTCAGAATTATTTTAGTAGAACCAGCCGGCGCATTAAATGTCGGTTCAGTGGCACGAGTCATGAAAAACATGGGGCTAAAAAGATTAATATTAGTCAATCCCCAGTGTGAACCAAAAAGCGATGAAGCTAGGCGCATGGCCGTACATGGACAGGATATTTTAGAGCAACTACAACAGGTGAACAGTTTGCCACAAGCCCTGGTCGGATGTCAACGAGCCATCGCTACTACTGGGCGTTCTCGTACTTTACCCACTCATTTCGAGTCTCCTAGAGCGGCTTTACCCTGGTTATTAACGCCCCATAGCACCAGTGCTATCATTTTTGGTCCAGAAGACCGAGGCTTGAGCAACTCTGAACTGAATTATGCTCAACGTTTTGTCTGTATTCCGGCTAATCCGGATTATCCTTCTCTCAATTTAGCTCAAGCGGTGGCTATTTGTGCTTATGAACTCAGACAAGCGGCTTTGACCACCAGTGCTAGTGAACTTGAGGTTAATTCCCTTGAGACAGCCACTTTAGATGCTTTAGAAGCTTATTATCAAGATTTAGAGACTCTATTGTTAAAAATTGGTTATCTTTATCCTCATACCGCCAGGGCAAGAATGGAAAAAATCCGACGTTTGTACTATAAAGCCCATCTCCATCAAGAAGAATTAGCCATGTTACGAGGAATTGTCCGGCAAATGGATTGGGCGATGCAACATTTATCTAAAATAGAAAGTCACACAAACACAGATCAGGGATAG
- a CDS encoding DICT sensory domain-containing protein: MNESSLYQLTQKFAESPSPISVSSSTFKSVIESLLDLLIEQHLEATLWLKLPQGNYWSKKIEQYQQQGNAQHIYLCSIRKDSPTSSSGGGHHSSLTKVTPVVLETSSHLKREFFLIILSPELSTLVLANKPVNKTETSEQNNYQKSLFFNLMYSFNPALIQKVLEQIKQSITITDTTPEELLVESNSSFSLPDYPRANWIEKLLLKQIQQTEILQSESSLMVENQSTIRLLNESLLFKDEILKNLAQELSLPLTNMKTGLRLLESMQSKREQRQRYISLLQRECERETIILSGLQELVHLDQISAVEIDPSLKLEDLIPGIVSTYQPLAEEKGISLGYTIPTGFPPVSCPENWLRQIILSLLNNSLKFTGPNGRVFVQAFLKNENVELTITDTGSGIESSEIPLIFNSFYRGRNAIAENLGGAGLGLTIAQHLLQRCGGSISVTSQPGKGSTFTVSLPVFEGEMQE; encoded by the coding sequence ATGAATGAATCTTCTCTTTATCAGCTAACTCAGAAGTTTGCTGAGAGTCCATCGCCGATTTCGGTGAGTTCCAGTACATTTAAGTCCGTTATTGAATCTTTATTAGATTTATTGATTGAACAACATCTAGAGGCTACCTTATGGCTTAAGCTGCCTCAAGGAAATTACTGGTCAAAGAAAATTGAGCAATATCAACAACAGGGAAATGCTCAACATATTTATCTGTGTAGTATTCGTAAAGACTCTCCTACCTCCTCATCAGGGGGAGGGCATCATTCTTCACTGACCAAGGTTACGCCTGTGGTTTTAGAAACCAGTTCTCATTTGAAACGAGAATTTTTTCTGATTATTCTTTCTCCGGAATTATCGACTTTGGTTTTAGCGAACAAGCCGGTCAATAAAACGGAAACTAGCGAACAAAATAATTATCAAAAAAGTCTATTTTTTAATTTAATGTATAGCTTTAATCCAGCGTTAATCCAAAAGGTTTTAGAGCAAATAAAACAGTCTATTACCATTACAGATACAACGCCTGAAGAATTATTAGTAGAATCAAATTCCTCTTTTTCTTTGCCCGACTATCCTCGTGCAAATTGGATAGAAAAATTATTATTAAAGCAAATTCAACAAACAGAAATCCTTCAGTCTGAATCAAGTTTAATGGTGGAAAATCAGTCCACTATTCGTCTGTTAAATGAGAGCCTCTTATTTAAAGATGAAATTTTAAAAAATTTAGCTCAAGAACTGAGTCTTCCCTTGACTAATATGAAAACGGGTTTACGTCTGCTAGAATCTATGCAGTCAAAACGAGAACAACGGCAACGTTATATCTCTCTTTTGCAACGAGAGTGTGAACGAGAAACTATTATTTTATCTGGGTTACAGGAACTGGTTCATCTCGATCAAATCTCGGCTGTTGAGATCGATCCTTCTTTAAAACTAGAAGATTTAATTCCGGGGATTGTTAGTACCTATCAACCTTTAGCAGAAGAAAAAGGAATCTCGCTAGGTTATACCATTCCTACAGGTTTTCCGCCGGTTTCCTGCCCGGAAAATTGGCTCAGACAGATTATTCTAAGCTTGCTCAATAATAGCCTCAAATTTACGGGACCTAATGGTCGAGTATTTGTGCAAGCCTTCCTCAAAAACGAGAACGTTGAATTAACCATTACCGATACCGGAAGCGGCATTGAAAGTAGCGAAATTCCTTTGATTTTTAATAGTTTTTATCGGGGAAGAAATGCGATCGCCGAAAACTTGGGAGGAGCGGGTTTAGGATTAACCATTGCACAACATCTTTTACAGCGTTGTGGCGGCTCAATTTCTGTCACCAGTCAACCCGGGAAAGGTTCAACTTTTACGGTTTCTTTGCCTGTATTTGAAGGCGAAATGCAAGAATGA
- the phaA gene encoding acetyl-CoA acetyltransferase PhaA, whose amino-acid sequence MQEAYIVSAVRTPIGRFGGSLSGMSPAELGAHAMKAALERANVSPEALDLYIFGNVLGAGHGQLVPRQAALKAGIPATVDGYRVDMVCSSGMLSIINAARTISAGDADLVLAGGIESMSQTGFYLSHRARWGYKFLLGAPEQLVDILLNDGLTDATTNEGMGDQVDRLCEDRGVTRDLLDQIAADSQNRAATATEKGWFKNEIAPIEIQVKKETKILDTDEGIRPETTLESLGKLRPAFKKDGVLTAGNSSQISDGAASLVVASPKAVEQYGLKPLAKILGGSWAGGPTWRFPEYPVHAVKKLLEKHNLHISDFDLFENNEAFALNNILFEKDLDVPHDKQNVFGGAIALGHPIGASGARIVVTLLNALTVQDKTLGLAAICHGTGGGTALAIERV is encoded by the coding sequence ATGCAGGAAGCCTACATTGTTTCAGCAGTACGCACTCCTATCGGTCGCTTTGGAGGCTCTCTCTCTGGGATGTCTCCAGCAGAACTCGGGGCACACGCCATGAAGGCGGCTCTAGAGCGAGCAAATGTATCGCCAGAAGCGTTAGATCTCTATATATTTGGAAACGTACTCGGGGCCGGACACGGACAATTAGTGCCTCGTCAAGCCGCACTTAAGGCCGGAATTCCGGCAACGGTAGACGGCTATCGGGTAGATATGGTCTGTTCGAGTGGAATGCTAAGTATCATCAATGCGGCAAGAACCATCAGCGCCGGGGATGCGGATTTAGTTTTGGCTGGCGGCATAGAATCCATGTCTCAAACCGGATTTTATCTATCTCATCGCGCTCGCTGGGGTTACAAATTCCTATTAGGTGCGCCAGAACAGTTAGTCGACATTCTCCTCAACGATGGACTAACAGATGCTACCACCAATGAGGGTATGGGAGATCAAGTGGATCGTCTCTGTGAAGATCGCGGTGTCACTCGAGATTTATTGGATCAAATTGCCGCCGACTCACAAAACCGGGCAGCCACCGCCACCGAAAAAGGGTGGTTTAAAAATGAAATTGCGCCCATTGAAATCCAAGTTAAAAAAGAAACCAAAATTCTCGATACCGATGAAGGTATCCGTCCAGAGACAACCCTAGAAAGTTTAGGAAAACTGCGTCCTGCCTTCAAAAAAGATGGCGTATTGACGGCGGGGAACAGTAGCCAAATTTCTGATGGTGCAGCAAGTTTAGTGGTGGCCAGTCCAAAAGCCGTAGAACAATACGGACTTAAACCCTTGGCGAAAATTTTAGGCGGCTCATGGGCAGGTGGGCCAACTTGGCGTTTTCCGGAATATCCAGTTCATGCGGTCAAAAAATTACTGGAAAAACACAACTTACACATCAGTGATTTTGATCTGTTTGAAAATAACGAAGCCTTCGCCCTCAATAACATCCTCTTTGAAAAAGACCTAGATGTGCCTCACGATAAACAGAATGTCTTTGGCGGAGCGATCGCCCTAGGACACCCCATCGGCGCATCCGGGGCGCGAATTGTGGTTACTCTCCTCAATGCTCTAACCGTACAGGATAAAACCCTGGGTTTGGCGGCTATCTGTCACGGAACCGGTGGCGGCACAGCCCTAGCCATTGAACGGGTATAA
- the phaB gene encoding acetoacetyl-CoA reductase PhaB — translation MVSLGLEDKVIVVTGGNRGLGAAMVSLLTELGAKVAYTDISIDEKDNKALGIKADVTDITSMEEAAKTIKEKLGPVYGVVANAGITRDNFFTKLTSQDWDAVINVNLKGVVNTIKPFLEGMYEQNAGSIVCISSISGDRGNAGQVNYSATKAAVIGMVKSLAREGARYNVRANAIAPGFINTEMTQAIPEKVRDKITAEIPFRRFGEPQDIAWATAYLLSPVASSYVSGEVLRVNGAHHT, via the coding sequence ATGGTATCTCTAGGCTTAGAAGATAAGGTCATTGTTGTTACCGGTGGAAATCGAGGACTTGGGGCAGCAATGGTGTCTTTATTAACTGAATTAGGCGCAAAAGTCGCTTATACCGATATCAGTATCGATGAGAAAGACAACAAAGCACTAGGCATCAAAGCCGATGTGACAGACATCACCTCTATGGAAGAGGCGGCAAAAACCATTAAAGAAAAACTCGGACCCGTTTATGGCGTAGTGGCTAATGCGGGGATCACTCGTGACAACTTTTTTACTAAGCTAACTTCCCAAGATTGGGATGCCGTCATTAATGTTAACCTCAAAGGGGTGGTGAATACGATTAAGCCTTTTTTAGAGGGGATGTATGAGCAAAATGCAGGTTCTATTGTCTGCATTAGTTCTATATCTGGGGACCGAGGAAACGCCGGACAAGTAAATTATTCAGCCACTAAAGCCGCCGTGATCGGTATGGTGAAATCTTTAGCCCGGGAAGGGGCCCGTTATAATGTGCGGGCTAATGCCATCGCCCCTGGATTTATTAATACTGAAATGACTCAAGCGATCCCAGAAAAAGTCAGAGATAAAATTACGGCTGAAATTCCTTTCCGTCGTTTTGGTGAACCTCAAGACATTGCTTGGGCAACCGCTTATTTGCTTTCTCCGGTGGCGAGTAGTTACGTTTCTGGGGAAGTTTTGCGAGTTAATGGGGCACATCACACTTAG